In Nerophis ophidion isolate RoL-2023_Sa linkage group LG03, RoL_Noph_v1.0, whole genome shotgun sequence, the following are encoded in one genomic region:
- the rgma gene encoding repulsive guidance molecule A, whose protein sequence is MQSQRQRSEGRPRAGWMVMGERGRPSALDVCRVLAVFLSLFPSVSLQCKILKCNSEFWASTANTGPEEEFCTALRAYSSCVRRTARTCRGDLAYHSAQHGIEDLMSQHNCSKEGPTSQPRARTPLPPAPPPPDSQERSDGPEVCHYERSLLRTAAAPNFTHCGFFGDPHLRTFGDEFQTCKVEGAWPLIHNKYLSVQVTNTPVVPGSSATATSKLTIIFKNFQECVDQKTYHAETDELPPAFADGSKNGGERHGANALRVVEKAPGQHVEIQARYIGTTIVVRQVGRYLTFAVRMPEEVVNSVEEDDNQDLYLCLHGCPANQRIHLKNVRAQSAVRTRGFTYQSAKAKCKERLPVEDLYFQSCVFDLLSSGDINFTMAAYYALEDVKMLHSNSKRYHIFQKDAFPSNAASERRGKDAASLVSVLAAILLWIECCTAAPTPL, encoded by the exons TGAGTCTGCAGTGCAAGATCCTCAAGTGCAACTCGGAATTTTGGGCCTCCACCGCCAACACCGGGCCCGAGGAAGAGTTTTGCACGGCGCTGCGTGCGTACAGCAGCTGCGTGCGACGCACCGCTCGTACGTGCAGAGGCGACTTGGCGTACCACTCGGCCCAGCATGGCATCGAGGATCTCATGAGCCAGCACAACTGCTCAAAAGAGGGACCCACGTCGCAACCCCGCGCCCGCACACCTCTGCCCCCTGCGCCCCCGCCGCCTGACAGCCAAGAGCGCTCAGACGGCCCCGAAGTGTGTCACTACGAGCGTAGTCTTCTACGCACCGCGGCGGCACCGAACTTCACCCACTGCGGCTTCTTTGGCGACCCTCACCTGCGGACGTTCGGGGATGAATTCCAGACATGTAAGGTGGAGGGAGCCTGGCCGCTTATTCACAACAAATACCTGTCGGTGCAGGTGACCAACACCCCCGTGGTGCCAGGCTCTTCAGCGACTGCAACAAGCAAG CTGACAATCATCTTTAAGAACTTCCAGGAATGCGTGGACCAGAAGACGTACCACGCCGAGACGGACGAACTCCCGCCGGCGTTCGCCGATGGCTCAAAGAACGGCGGCGAGCGCCACGGCGCCAACGCCCTTCGCGTGGTGGAGAAGGCGCCCGGGCAGCACGTGGAGATCCAGGCCCGCTACATCGGGACCACCATAGTGGTGCGCCAGGTGGGCCGCTACCTGACTTTCGCCGTGCGCATGCCCGAGGAGGTGGTCAACTCGGTGGAGGAGGACGACAACCAGGACTTGTACTTGTGTCTGCACGGCTGTCCCGCCAACCAGCGCATCCACTTGAAGAACGTGAGGGCTCAGAGCGCGGTTCGGACCAGAGGCTTCACCTACCAGAGCGCCAAGGCCAAGTGTAAGGAGCGTCTTCCCGTGGAGGACCTCTACTTCCAGTCCTGCGTCTTTGACCTGCTGTCCTCCGGGGACATCAACTTCACCATGGCCGCCTACTACGCCCTGGAGGACGTGAAGATGCTGCACTCCAACAGCAAGCGCTACCACATCTTCCAGAAGGACGCCTTCCCCAGTAACGCCGCGTCGGAGAGGCGGGGCAAAGACGCGGCGTCGCTGGTCTCCGTCCTCGCCGCCATCCTCTTGTGGATCGAGTGCTGCACCGCCGCTCCAACGCCACTTTAG